From the genome of Procambarus clarkii isolate CNS0578487 chromosome 83, FALCON_Pclarkii_2.0, whole genome shotgun sequence, one region includes:
- the LOC138358365 gene encoding uncharacterized protein yields MLEYSESLLLSGWSSVDYVLQQESSTRAADSFFSIPQQEPFSIPQQEPFSIPQQEPFSIPQQEPFSIPQQEPFSIPQQEPFSIPQQEPFSIPQQEPFSIPQQEPFSIPQQEPFSIPQQEPFSIPQQEPFSIPQQEPFSIPQ; encoded by the exons ATGCTTGAATACAGTGAATCTTTATTGCTGAGCGGGTGGAGCAGTGTGGACTACGTCCTGCAACAGGAGTCTTCCACAAGAGCTGCC GACTCATTCTTTAGTATTCCCCAACAAGAGCCATTTAGTATTCCCCAACAAGAGCCATTTAGTATTCCCCAACAAGAGCCATTTAGTATTCCCCAACAAGAGCCATTTAGTATTCCCCAACAAGAGCCATTTAGTATTCCCCAACAAGAGCCATTTAGTATTCCCCAACAAGAGCCATTTAGTATTCCCCAACAAGAGCCATTTAGTATTCCCCAACAAGAGCCATTTAGTATTCCCCAACAAGAGCCATTTAGTATTCCCCAACAAGAGCCATTTAGTATTCCCCAACAAGAGCCATTTAGTATTCCCCAACAAGAGCCATTTAGTATTCCCCAATAA